The DNA segment TACCGAGCATTTCCATCTTTTCGATGAGCATCTTGCGGAATTCCACCGGCGTGATGGGCGGTTCACCGCGCGCTTCACGGTGCGCGTTGATTGCCATGCGCAGGAAGTTCGCCATCGTCACACCGGGGATGGCAACGGGGTACTGGAACGCCAGGAAAAGCCCCACCTTGCTGCGCTCGTCGGCTTCCATTTCGAGGACGTTTTCGCCGTTGAAGAGAATTTCGCCTTCGGTGACTTCATACTTGGGATGACCGGCAATGGTGTATGCCAGCGTGCTCTTGCCCGAACCGTTCGGGCCCATCATCGCGTGAACTTCGCCTTCGCGAATGGTGAGGTTCACACCCTTGAGGATTTCGTTTCCATCCACACTCACGTGCAGATTCTTGATTTCGAGGACTGCTTTCTCGCTCATGGTGGTACTTTGCCTCCATTTCATTCTTCAAAAAATAACAGTGGCGACATTGGCACACGTTGCCAATCGACACGCAAACTGTAACAAAGTTGAGTAAGTTTGTCAAGTTCTACAAAGGGGGAACACCATGAGAAGGAAAAGGGGGTGAGCGCTTCTCTGGCGCTTATCGAATCATTTTGATGCGCTCGAAGGCGCGCTCAAACGCCCTGACAACCTTGGGGTCAAAACGTTTGCCGGCTTGCTCGCGAATGATGCGCAATGCTTCTTCAGGTGAACGCCCTTTTTGATATGGGCGATCACTCGTAATCGCGTCGTAAGTGTCCGCCACCATAAAAATACGCGCCATCAGCGGGATTTCTTCACCCTTCAACCCTTCCGGATAACCGGTGCCATCCCAATTTTCGTGATGATACTTGACCACAGGGATTGCCGGCGCCAGAAACGGGATATGTTTCAAAATTTCCGCCCCCCATATGGTATGCTGGCGCATAATCTCCCACTCTTCCGGCGTCAACATACCTGGTTTATGTAAAATTCGGTCGGGAACACCAATTTTGCCAATATCATGCAACAGCGCACCACGCCACAAAACTTGCAACTCTTCGTCCGAAAGCCGCATTTCTTTCCCAATTTCAAGCGCAATTTTTGCGACACGTATGGAATGCCCTTCCGTGGCTGTATCGCGCAAATCTAACGCGGAAGAGAGCGCCATCAAGGTGACGTCGTAACTCTGTTTGATTTCTTCCTGTGCGCGCTGCAATTCTTCGTTTTTGCGCACCAGATACTCAATCATATTCTGGTCGGTTTGTCGCAAGCGGCGCGACAATTCCCGCATCACGGCGAGCATCACAGCGGGGTGTTGCATCACAACAGACTCAAACCCCTCGCGCGAGATTTCAATTGCCCGCACGGCGGTTTCAGCCCGCACCGAAGCCGAGCGCGGCGCATCTTGAATCAATGCCATTTCACCAAAGAAGGCGCCCGGTCCGTGATAGCCGATTTCAATTTCGCCGTCTTCAATACGCTTGAGGACAACAACGCTCCCCGATTCAATAATGTAAAAATCATGACCGAGCGCCCCCTCTTCGAGAATGAGTTCGCCGGGGGCGTAGTGGCGCAAACGCGCCTGCTGCGCCAACGCCCCCCGTTGTTCTTCATTCAACGGCGCCAGAAAAGGCACGTGGCGAAAAATCTCAGGTGCAATATCCTTTCCCTGAAATTCCCGCGAATGAGTTTCGGCTTCTTTGCGACTATTATCTTGGTCCATACAACCGCCTTTATGCGACTCAATAAAACGTTCCGAGCATCAATGTCGGAAGTGGCGAACCCCAGTGAAGACCATTGCCATGCCATATTGGTTCGCCGCTGCGATCACCTCGGCATCACGTCGTGAGCCGCCGGGTTGAATCACAGCCGTCACGCCGGCTTGTGCGGCAACTTCCACACCATCCGGGAAGGGGAAGAAGGCATCCGACGCCATGACAGCCCCCGACGCCTGTTCACCCGCTTTTTGCACCGCAAGCCGCACAGCATCCACACGGCTCGGTTGCCCCGTGCCGATGCCCACGGTGGCAAACCCGCCATCCACAGCGCGCGCCAGCACAATGGCGTTGCTCTTCACCGCCAAGCACGCCCGCCAGGCAAATTCAAGCGTTGCCCGTTCTTCGGCGGTCGGTTCGCGTGTGGTGACGCACTGCATGGCAATCGGCGTTTCCACCGCGTCAGGTGTTTGACGAATAAAACCGCCCGGAATGCTGCGCGTTTCAACATAGGGTGTACGCAGCGGGGGCACCACCAGCACACGGCGGTTCTTCTTCGCCGCCAAATGTTCACGCGCTTCGGGCGTCACCTCAGGCGCAAGCAAGACTTCGATGAAGAGGTCATCCATTGCTTCGGCTAACGCCTTGTCCACCGGGCGGTTGACGGCAACGATCCCGCCAAACGCACTCACCGGGTCGGATGCCAACGCATGGCGATACGCCTGCACCAAATCGGGATGGGTGGCAATGCCACACGGCGATGCATGCTTGACGATGACGACCGCCGGCGTCTCAAATTGCTGGACGGCGAGCCACGCCCCTTCGGCATCCAGCCAGTTGGTATAACTCATGCCCTTGCCTTGCAATTGTTCGGCATGCGCCAACCCGCCGGCATTCGGCACGCGATACAGCGCCCCCTGCTGGTGCGGGTTTTCGCCATAGCGCAGGTCGCCCGCTTTGCGCACGCCAAGCGGCAACACGTCGGGGAAGGGTGTTGCGTCCGTGCCGAGACGGCGCGCCAGCCAGTCGCTAATCATGGCGTCGTAGAGAGCAGTTTGGCGGAAGGCTTTGACGGCGAAGGCTGCCCGCACGTCTTCGGGTACCTGGCGATGTTCCCGCAGGGCGGCAATGAGCGTCGGGTAGTCGTCGGGGTCGCTGACTACGGTCACGTAGCGGTAGTTTTTGGCGGCGGCGCGCAACAAGGTGACGCCGCCAATGTCAATTTGTTCGATAGCGTCTTCGAGGGTGACATCATCACGCGCAACCGTGGCTTCAAAAGGATACAGATTGACCACAACGAGGTCAATCCCCGCAATCGCGTGGCGATGCATGTCCTCAACGTCTTCGGGGCGGTCGCGACGCGCCAACAAGCCGCCGTGAATCATGGGGTGCAAGGTTTTGACACGCCCGCCCAAAATCTCAGGCATACCCGTCACCGCTTCGATGGGGGTCACGGGGATGCCGTTTTCTTGCAACAGGCGCGCCGTTCCCCCTGTGCTAATCAGTTCAATGCCCAACTCACGCAGGGCGGTTGCCAATTCCACCAGTCCACGTTTATCGGAAACACTGAGTAATGCTCGCTGAATCATGTTGCGCCTCAATGGGGTCGGTTGCCAAATCTTCGCTGCAATTCGTTCTCGACATCCCGCCAGGGAATGTCGTGATACGCTAACATCACAAGTAAATGGTAGAGAAAGTCGGCGGTTTCGTAGATGATTTCGTCGGGGTTCGCGTTTTTGCTGGCGATGATGATTTCACCGGCTTCTTCACCAATTTTTTTGAGGATACGATCAAGTCCGCCGTCAAACAGCGTTGTGGTGTACGATCCCTCAGGGCGTTCGGCTTTGCGCTGCCGAATGACGGCTTCAAGTTGGGTCAACACGGTTTGCTCGTTCACAGAATATCTCCTGCTGTGGCTCGCGTTTTTCACTTTACGGCTCTTTTGCATTCTGTCAACGGCGCTTCATGCGTCCGCCAGTGTGCGAAAAAAACAAGACTGCGCGCCTGTGTGGCACGCAGGACCCGCCGCATGGACGCGATAGAGCAGGGTATCGGCGTCGCAATCAACGCGAATTTCGACGACGTGCAGCACATTGCCGCTTGTCGCCCCCTTCTGCCAGAGTTCGCGGCGGCTACGACTCCAAAAATGCGCCATGCCGGTGGCTTGGGTGCGCTGAACCGCTTCACGGTTCGCCCACGCGACCATGAGCACGTCGCCGGTGTGGGCGTCTTGCACAACAACGGGCAACAAGCCGCGTTCGTCCCATTTCAGGTCTTGCAGTGCCACGCTCGCGGTCGAAGGCATAAGCGCTCAATGCTCCTTCATTCGTTATGTGGGGAAGTGTGCCACGTATCTAAACGAAAACGCCTCTTGTTTTTCAACGACGCTTCTCATCACCAGAACAACGATGGGTCTGGCTCCCACCCAAACCGCTCCCAATCCACGTACCCGCGTTCGTCGAATTGCACGCCCTCGGCTTCCAGGCGGCGACGCTGTTCTTCGGCGCCATGGTCGGCGCGGGTGTTGCTGATACGCCCCTGTGCGTTGATGACGCGCCACCAGGGCACGCGCTCCACTTCATCTTCGGGGAGCGCGGCGAGCGCCCACCCCACTGTGCGCGCCCCCCGTGTATGCCCAAATACAAGGCGGCTGATCAGCCCGTAAGACGCCACACGCCCGTAGGGAATGCGGCACACCATGGCGTAAATTCGATCGAACACCGGCGATGTCATGGACGTACCACCACACCCCGCTCACGCAAATAGGCTTTGACGTCGCCAATGCTCAGCGTGCGATAGTGGAATAACGACGCCGCCAACGCCGCGTCAGCGCCGCCAACAGTCAACGCTTCGTAAAAGTGTTCGGGCGCACCTGCGCCGCCACTCGCAATCACGGGAATGTTCACGGCGTCGGCAACGGCGCGGGTGAGGGGAATATCGTAGCCGGCTTGTGTGCCGTCGGCGTCCATGCTGGTGAGCAAAATTTCCCCCGCGCCCAATCGTTCGACTTCCTGCGCCCATTCAACAGCGTTCAAACCAGTGGGAATGCGCCCACCACTGATGACCACTTCCCACCACCCCTCAGGGCGTTTGCGGGCGTCAATCGCGACGACGATGCACTGACTGCCAAAGCGTTCCGCACCACGCGCAATGAGGTCTGGTTGGCGCACTGCGGCGCTGTTGATGGCGATTTTTTCAGCGCCCGCCGCCAAAATTTCGCGCATATCTTCAACGGTGCGAATGCCCCCGCCCACAGTGAACGGGATGAAGATGTTTTCAGCGACACGGCGCACCACATCGCGCATGATGGCGCGCCCTTCGTGAGTCGCGGAAATATCCAGGAAGACGAGTTCGTCGGCGCGCTCGCGGTCGTACACGATGGCTTGCTCGACCGGGTCGCCGGCGTCCCGCAAATTGACGAAATTGACGCCCTTGACGACACGCCCGTCCTTCACGTCCAAACAGGGGATGATGCGCTTGGCAAGCATGTTTAGCCCTCACCGTTCGGTTCTGCGGCATGTTCGCCGGGTGCGGCGCGCACCAGGTCCAGCGCCTCGCGCAAAGAGAACGCCCCCTCGTAGAGGGCTTTGCCGACGATGACGCCTTCCACGCCATAGGGTTCAATCCAGCGAATCTGGCGGATGTGGTCGAGTGAACCAATGCCGCCGCTGGCAATCACGCGCAGTTTGGTGAGATGCGCCAATTCGCCGGTGCGGGCGACATTGGGACCTTGCAACGTCCCATCGCGCGTGATGTCGGTGTAGATGATGCGCTCGACGCCCCGCTGCTTCATGCTCATCGCCAGCGCGATGATGTCCAGCCCGGTCTCTTGTTGCCAGCCATGCGTGGCAACCACGCGGTCGCGCGCGTCAATACCGACCACAATCCGCTCCGCGCCAAACGCTTCGACAGCGCGGCTCACCACATCCGGATTGGTGACGGCGACCGTGCCGAGAATCACACGCGCCACGCCCCAATCCAGCGCTTCGGCGATATCCTCGAATGTGCGCAACCCACCGCCCAACTGCACGGGCACATCCACCGTGCGCACAATCGCCTTGACGGCGTCCACCGTTGCGGTGGCTTCGCCAAATGCGCCATCAAGATTGACCACGTGCAACCACTCGGCGCCCTCGCGCGCCCAACGCTGCGCCATCTCCACCGGATTGTCGCCGTAGACGGTTTCCGCGTTGGGGTCGCCTTTGAGCAAGCGCACGCAACGCCCATGCCGAATATCAATGGCCGGAAAAATGTGCATGGTTCTACTCCGTGAGATACGTTCTGCCAACAAAATCAGCCTATTCCCCAAATGTTGCAAAATTGCGCAACAACGCCAAGCCGAGTTCCTGGCTTTTTTCTGGGTGAAACTGAATACCCATCACATGGTCGCGGGCGCAAATGCACGCAAATTCGATTTCGTAGTCGCTGGTTGCCAACACCACCTCAGGGTCGGCGGGGTCAACATAGAACGAGTGTACAAAGTAGCCAAATTGCCCCGGCGCGATGCCCTGCACCAGTGGGTGCTCGCGCTGGATACGGACTTCGTTCCAGCCAATGTGCGGAATTTTGAGGCTGATGTCGAATTTGCGGACACGCCCCGGCAACAAGTGCAAGCCTTCGTGGCGTCCCAGTTCTTCGCTTTCGTCGAACAGGAGTTGCAAGCCCAGGCAAATCCCCAGAAGCGGCACTCCCTCGGCGACACGTTCCCGGATGGCTTCATCAAGATGCGTGGCGCGCAGGCGTTCCATTGCTTTGCCAAATGCGCCCACGCCGGGCAAAACCAGTTTACGCGCCTGGCGCACCACATCGGGGTCGCCGGTGATGTGCGCCTCGGCGCCCACATACTCGAACGCACGTTGCACTGTGCGCAGGTTGCCCGCGCCGTAATCCACAATGGTGATGGGGGTCATGTGCTGCATGGCTCACTCCAACATGCCTTTGGTGCTTGGAACGTCGTCGCCACGCCGCGGGTCAAGCGCGACCGCCATGCGCAAGGCTTGCCCCAGGGCTTTGAAGATGCCTTCGATGATGTGATGGGTGTTCTGCCCGGCAAGCACCTGCACATGCAAGGTCATGGCGGCGTTGTGCGCCAGCGCCCGCAGAAATTCGGGCACCAACTCGGTATCGAACGTGCCGACTTTTTGGGCGGGAAAAGCGCCCTGAAAGACCAGCAAACCCCGCCCGCTAAAATCGAGCGCCACAAGCGCCAGGGCTTCGTCCATGGGCACAATCGCATGCCCGTAGCGGCGAATGCCGCGTTTGTCGCCCAGGGCTTCGTAGAGCGCTTTGCCCAGTACGATACCTACATCTTCGACCGTGTGGTGGTCGTCAATTTCGTAATCACCTTTCGCCTGGATGGAGAGGTCGAACAAGCCATGTTTGCGCACATGGTCGAGCATGTGATCGAAAAATGGAACGCCGGTCGCAATTCGACCGGCGCCAACGCCATCCAGGTTAAGTTCCAGGGTAATGGTGGTTTCATTCGTGCGGCGTTGCAAGCGGGCCACACGCGGTGTCGCCATGATTACGCTCCTTCTCCCGCCAGGGCTTTGGCTTCCTGAATGATGGTTTCAATCTGTTGCAGCACGCGCGGTGTGACGCCTTGTTGCTCGGCGTCATGGAACAAGGTTTCCAGCAGATTGATGAGATGGTCGGGCGGGTAGGTTTGGAAGGCATTGCGCAAGAGCGCCGCCCGTTCTTCCGCCGATGGCGTGCGCAACAACTGGTTGATGAGCTGCATTTCGGGCGGCAAGCGCGATTCCGCCAGGCTCACGACTTTTTGATAGATGCGCTCCATGAGCGCCGCCACGTCTTCACGCTTCTGCTCTTTGGCGGCTTGCAAGTTTGCCGAGAGCAAGACCAGGAAGGCTTCATCCAGGTCCTGGAAACGTTCTTCGACCGCCTTGTCGATGTCTTCCGCCTGCAAGATTTCTTCCAGCTGGCGGGCGGCGCGTTCGACCGCTTGTTTGGCTTCGGCGTCCATTTCGTCGGTGAGTTTGACAAGCGCATCGCGCAAGGTGAGCAGTTCGGCGCGCTCTTCTTCGCTGGTCGCGCTCTCGATTTTTTCGGTCAGGTGCAGGAAGAAGCCGTAATCGAGAATGGGGCGATTGGCGGCGACCAGCGCCTGCAAGCGCCCAGGGTCGGCTTCGCGCAGCATGGCGAGCACATCGTCATACATGGCTTCGTAGCCGAGTTTGGGCACATCGGCGGGCGAGAGGTTGAGCCGCTCGATGAGCGTTTCACGCAAGCCGTGCAGCGCCTGCACCATCTCTTCTTCGTGGTCTTCCTGCTCCACCGTCGTCTGAATCATGTTCGACAGCATGAGCATGAAGGTGTAATCAATCTTCTCCTTGTTGGCGTCAATCAGCTGGTGCAAGGCTTCCTCATCGCCGGCGCGCGCCTTGTCAATCATTTCAAGCAAAAGTTGCAGCAATTGGGTTTGGCGCTCCAATTCCTTGCGGTCAACCCCATCGGCTTCCAAAATGGCATGAATGAGGCTCTGGATGGTCATCATGCGCTTGGGGTTGAGCAAGTAGGCTTTCTGCTGGTCGGCGGGCAGGCTGTTCATCACCTTGCGCGTCAGGTCGCCGATGATTTTTTCTTCCTCAGGCATGGGAAGGTTGAGTTCGGCGGGCAGGTAGATGAGCAACAATTCTTTTTGCGGGTCGTGATAGGCGAACGGTATGGCGAGCATGCCCTGCATGCCGCAGTGCGGGCAGGTGACGGTATTCACTTGCCCTTCCAAAAAGGCTTCTTTCAGCGCGGGGTTTTGCCCCACGTCAATCACATCGTAGACCGTTGCCGCAAACGGCTGGCGGCATTGCGGGCAGGTAATCGTCGTATGTTGTGCAGACATAGTTCCTCGTGTACTTCCCTCTGTTCAAAGTGGTTCGGCGGCGCATTATAAACGTTTGGCGTATTCTCACAAAGGCACACGCAGAGGCGTTTCAGGGGAGCCGCGGGCGTGTAATGCGCATGATTTGCCGCGCGTTGGGCTTCAAGCGGGTGGGGCGGTGGTAGAGGCGCACGTAGATTTTGGTGATGAGCGCCCCCAGCAGGAAGAGTTGATGCGAGTAGTAGAGCCAGAGCAGAAGAACCACGAGCGAACCTGCCGCGCCATACACGGAAGCGGGGGCAACAGTGCGCAAGTACCAGGCAATGAGGTATTGGGCAAGGTAGAAGAGTGAACCGCCGACCAGAGCGCCCAAAAAGGCTTCGCGCCAGCGAATGATGATGTCGGGAAAGATGCGGTACATGATGGTGAAGGCGGCAATGATGAGCAGATAGGGCAAAAGCAAGCGCCAAAGCTGTGAGAGTGGTTGTTCCAGCGGCATGTCTTGCGCCAGCAAGATGAGAAGCGTTTCGAGCATGATATTGACAACGAGAACAACCGCCAGCAAGAAGCCCATCCCCAGCACAAACACCAGCGCAAAGAGGCGTTGGGAGAAGTAATGCACAATGCCATTCGGCGGGCGCACTTCAATATCCCAAATCGTGTTGAGGACGGCTTTGGTTTGCATGAAGATGTTGGTTGCGGTCCAGGCAAGCAAGCCCACACCAACCACCAACAGCGTGCCGCTGGCTTGCCGTCGGGCGTTGGCGATGAGGGTTTCGATGAAGCGGGCGCTGTTTTCCCCCAGCAACAGTTGCAATTGCAGCAAGATGCGCCGCTCCACGAGGGCGGGGTCTATCAGCAAGCCGGCGACGACAATGACGAGGAAGAGCAAGGGCGCGAGCGAAAAGAGGGTGTAGAAGCTCAACGCCGCCGCCAAACGGGGCAGCCCGTAGCGTCCCCATTCGCGGTAGACCAGCAAGAGAAAGTGGTAGAGTTTGCGATGCTCGCGCATAGGTCTCGAAAAAAGGGGGGCGCCTGCGACGCCCCCCCGATGGTTCAGGCAAGCAGGCTATAGCCGCCATCCACAACAATGGTTTGCCCACGAATCATGTCGGCGTCGGGCGTGCAGAGGAAAGCCACCACGTTGGCGATGTCTTCAGGGGTGACGATACGCCCCGCGGGGGTGCGTTCAAGCCCGTTTTTGAGCATGGCTTCGCGGTTGGGGAAGTGTTTGAGCGCGTCGGTGTCCACCACGCCACCACTGACAGCGTTGGCTTTGATGTTGTAGGGCGCCAGTTCAACCGCCAGGTAGCGCGTCAGGGTTTCCACGGCGGCTTTGCTGATGCCGATGACCACATACTCAGGCAGCACAAACTGCGACCCCAAGCTCGAAATGCCGATGATGTGCCCACCGCCGCGTTTCTGCATGAGCGGCACAGCGCGCTGCGCGGCAAAGAGATGACTGCGGGCGTTGATGTTCATCGTCCATTCCCACCCTTTGGGCTTCTGCTCCATGACAGGGCGAATGTAGCCGCTGGCGGCGTTGTTGACGAGGATATCCAACCCGTCGAACTCCTGCTCGATTTCGTCGAACATGGCGTTGAGCGAATCCAGGTCGCCCACGTCGGCTTTGATGGTGTGGCAACGCACACCGTAGGCGCGGATTTCTTCGGCGGTTTCCTCAGCGGCGGAGCGCTTGCGCAGATAGTTGATGATGACATCCGCCCCTTCGCTGGCGAATTTGAGGGCGATGGCTTTGCCGATGCCGCGGCTCCCGCCCGTCACCAGCACAATTTTCCCCTCGAAACGTTTTTGCGACATGTGCATGTCCTCCTTTGTTCTGGTTGGCATTTGATTGCGCGTCTGGTGCAACCGTAAAGCAGAAACCCTCAAAGCTCGTCGGCGTAACGGGGCCACCGTTTCCCCGCTTTCTCGATAACGCGGCGGTCGTTGTCG comes from the Ardenticatena maritima genome and includes:
- the purH gene encoding bifunctional phosphoribosylaminoimidazolecarboxamide formyltransferase/IMP cyclohydrolase, whose amino-acid sequence is MIQRALLSVSDKRGLVELATALRELGIELISTGGTARLLQENGIPVTPIEAVTGMPEILGGRVKTLHPMIHGGLLARRDRPEDVEDMHRHAIAGIDLVVVNLYPFEATVARDDVTLEDAIEQIDIGGVTLLRAAAKNYRYVTVVSDPDDYPTLIAALREHRQVPEDVRAAFAVKAFRQTALYDAMISDWLARRLGTDATPFPDVLPLGVRKAGDLRYGENPHQQGALYRVPNAGGLAHAEQLQGKGMSYTNWLDAEGAWLAVQQFETPAVVIVKHASPCGIATHPDLVQAYRHALASDPVSAFGGIVAVNRPVDKALAEAMDDLFIEVLLAPEVTPEAREHLAAKKNRRVLVVPPLRTPYVETRSIPGGFIRQTPDAVETPIAMQCVTTREPTAEERATLEFAWRACLAVKSNAIVLARAVDGGFATVGIGTGQPSRVDAVRLAVQKAGEQASGAVMASDAFFPFPDGVEVAAQAGVTAVIQPGGSRRDAEVIAAANQYGMAMVFTGVRHFRH
- the fabL gene encoding enoyl-[acyl-carrier-protein] reductase FabL, giving the protein MSQKRFEGKIVLVTGGSRGIGKAIALKFASEGADVIINYLRKRSAAEETAEEIRAYGVRCHTIKADVGDLDSLNAMFDEIEQEFDGLDILVNNAASGYIRPVMEQKPKGWEWTMNINARSHLFAAQRAVPLMQKRGGGHIIGISSLGSQFVLPEYVVIGISKAAVETLTRYLAVELAPYNIKANAVSGGVVDTDALKHFPNREAMLKNGLERTPAGRIVTPEDIANVVAFLCTPDADMIRGQTIVVDGGYSLLA
- the hisB gene encoding imidazoleglycerol-phosphate dehydratase HisB, whose protein sequence is MATPRVARLQRRTNETTITLELNLDGVGAGRIATGVPFFDHMLDHVRKHGLFDLSIQAKGDYEIDDHHTVEDVGIVLGKALYEALGDKRGIRRYGHAIVPMDEALALVALDFSGRGLLVFQGAFPAQKVGTFDTELVPEFLRALAHNAAMTLHVQVLAGQNTHHIIEGIFKALGQALRMAVALDPRRGDDVPSTKGMLE
- a CDS encoding phosphoribosyl-ATP diphosphatase, with the translated sequence MNEQTVLTQLEAVIRQRKAERPEGSYTTTLFDGGLDRILKKIGEEAGEIIIASKNANPDEIIYETADFLYHLLVMLAYHDIPWRDVENELQRRFGNRPH
- the hisA gene encoding 1-(5-phosphoribosyl)-5-[(5-phosphoribosylamino)methylideneamino]imidazole-4-carboxamide isomerase, which produces MHIFPAIDIRHGRCVRLLKGDPNAETVYGDNPVEMAQRWAREGAEWLHVVNLDGAFGEATATVDAVKAIVRTVDVPVQLGGGLRTFEDIAEALDWGVARVILGTVAVTNPDVVSRAVEAFGAERIVVGIDARDRVVATHGWQQETGLDIIALAMSMKQRGVERIIYTDITRDGTLQGPNVARTGELAHLTKLRVIASGGIGSLDHIRQIRWIEPYGVEGVIVGKALYEGAFSLREALDLVRAAPGEHAAEPNGEG
- a CDS encoding CpXC domain-containing protein yields the protein MSAQHTTITCPQCRQPFAATVYDVIDVGQNPALKEAFLEGQVNTVTCPHCGMQGMLAIPFAYHDPQKELLLIYLPAELNLPMPEEEKIIGDLTRKVMNSLPADQQKAYLLNPKRMMTIQSLIHAILEADGVDRKELERQTQLLQLLLEMIDKARAGDEEALHQLIDANKEKIDYTFMLMLSNMIQTTVEQEDHEEEMVQALHGLRETLIERLNLSPADVPKLGYEAMYDDVLAMLREADPGRLQALVAANRPILDYGFFLHLTEKIESATSEEERAELLTLRDALVKLTDEMDAEAKQAVERAARQLEEILQAEDIDKAVEERFQDLDEAFLVLLSANLQAAKEQKREDVAALMERIYQKVVSLAESRLPPEMQLINQLLRTPSAEERAALLRNAFQTYPPDHLINLLETLFHDAEQQGVTPRVLQQIETIIQEAKALAGEGA
- a CDS encoding YihY/virulence factor BrkB family protein yields the protein MREHRKLYHFLLLVYREWGRYGLPRLAAALSFYTLFSLAPLLFLVIVVAGLLIDPALVERRILLQLQLLLGENSARFIETLIANARRQASGTLLVVGVGLLAWTATNIFMQTKAVLNTIWDIEVRPPNGIVHYFSQRLFALVFVLGMGFLLAVVLVVNIMLETLLILLAQDMPLEQPLSQLWRLLLPYLLIIAAFTIMYRIFPDIIIRWREAFLGALVGGSLFYLAQYLIAWYLRTVAPASVYGAAGSLVVLLLWLYYSHQLFLLGALITKIYVRLYHRPTRLKPNARQIMRITRPRLP
- the hisF gene encoding imidazole glycerol phosphate synthase subunit HisF, whose translation is MLAKRIIPCLDVKDGRVVKGVNFVNLRDAGDPVEQAIVYDRERADELVFLDISATHEGRAIMRDVVRRVAENIFIPFTVGGGIRTVEDMREILAAGAEKIAINSAAVRQPDLIARGAERFGSQCIVVAIDARKRPEGWWEVVISGGRIPTGLNAVEWAQEVERLGAGEILLTSMDADGTQAGYDIPLTRAVADAVNIPVIASGGAGAPEHFYEALTVGGADAALAASLFHYRTLSIGDVKAYLRERGVVVRP
- the hisI gene encoding phosphoribosyl-AMP cyclohydrolase, encoding MPSTASVALQDLKWDERGLLPVVVQDAHTGDVLMVAWANREAVQRTQATGMAHFWSRSRRELWQKGATSGNVLHVVEIRVDCDADTLLYRVHAAGPACHTGAQSCFFRTLADA
- a CDS encoding MGMT family protein; amino-acid sequence: MTSPVFDRIYAMVCRIPYGRVASYGLISRLVFGHTRGARTVGWALAALPEDEVERVPWWRVINAQGRISNTRADHGAEEQRRRLEAEGVQFDERGYVDWERFGWEPDPSLFW
- the sufC gene encoding Fe-S cluster assembly ATPase SufC yields the protein MSEKAVLEIKNLHVSVDGNEILKGVNLTIREGEVHAMMGPNGSGKSTLAYTIAGHPKYEVTEGEILFNGENVLEMEADERSKVGLFLAFQYPVAIPGVTMANFLRMAINAHREARGEPPITPVEFRKMLIEKMEMLGIDRSFAGRYLNEGFSGGEKKRAEILQMAVLEPKIAILDETDSGLDIDALRVVSEGVNKLKDQFGMGVLVITHYQRILNYIKPDFVHVLVDGRIVAEGGPELAHQLEEKGYDWVREELAKEA
- a CDS encoding HD-GYP domain-containing protein, giving the protein MDQDNSRKEAETHSREFQGKDIAPEIFRHVPFLAPLNEEQRGALAQQARLRHYAPGELILEEGALGHDFYIIESGSVVVLKRIEDGEIEIGYHGPGAFFGEMALIQDAPRSASVRAETAVRAIEISREGFESVVMQHPAVMLAVMRELSRRLRQTDQNMIEYLVRKNEELQRAQEEIKQSYDVTLMALSSALDLRDTATEGHSIRVAKIALEIGKEMRLSDEELQVLWRGALLHDIGKIGVPDRILHKPGMLTPEEWEIMRQHTIWGAEILKHIPFLAPAIPVVKYHHENWDGTGYPEGLKGEEIPLMARIFMVADTYDAITSDRPYQKGRSPEEALRIIREQAGKRFDPKVVRAFERAFERIKMIR
- the hisH gene encoding imidazole glycerol phosphate synthase subunit HisH; the protein is MQHMTPITIVDYGAGNLRTVQRAFEYVGAEAHITGDPDVVRQARKLVLPGVGAFGKAMERLRATHLDEAIRERVAEGVPLLGICLGLQLLFDESEELGRHEGLHLLPGRVRKFDISLKIPHIGWNEVRIQREHPLVQGIAPGQFGYFVHSFYVDPADPEVVLATSDYEIEFACICARDHVMGIQFHPEKSQELGLALLRNFATFGE